One Osmerus eperlanus chromosome 16, fOsmEpe2.1, whole genome shotgun sequence DNA segment encodes these proteins:
- the dhx30 gene encoding ATP-dependent RNA helicase DHX30, producing the protein MALPGTVLVQFRALCNLGFYSKSKIGLNVSSSVRWYKTKARTFQDSETPAEPTKRGNPKLLKEFPEPKGLLNNAISRSLGVSDLSNLIQYHCTENGDVKKATVTVLWPTKIEVEGFASRRLDAERFAAAAACQKLKELGVLGPDNQLPRKGAGRGRGARPSALFDAEEDPVTDQVHMSGVSQSQPTHPQLLTRSTEEDTSLYKALSMFPQPKALLARVIQVATSSNSFRELVQYKTTGGKTKRCELTVRWPENLTFVASAGRRVEAEKRASALACLKLKEMELLDQENNPLTHARYHKEQVREAGEKDRRPCPLEIPEYLQDRMREYLAEYPAALEVKRLWEEEEERAQRRLNQQDREEEDDLVTDAITGRPHRPLSVSEAEELSADLREEWERANPRLGVELPVDGHRERLVSEVEASRVVVIAGETGCGKTTRVPRFLLEGRVRGGQGADCNILVTQPRRISAVSVAQRVAHEMGPALKHSVGYQVRLESRPPEHSGGALLFLTVGVLLRKLQGNASLRGVSHVVVDEVHERDVNTDLLLALLRSALRDNPRLRLVLMSATGDNVRLAQYFGGCPVVKVPGFMHPVQDRYLEEVLEELGRPPPRPVRANPEGREPKDDATPNLDLVAHVIEHIHSHGEPGAVLCFLPGWQDIKAVQERLEERPAFRSDSHTILPLHSSMSVADQQAVFQRPPEGRRKIVLATNIAETSITIDDIVHVVDSGSHKEQNYDPRTKVSCLDTVWVSRSNITQRRGRAGRCQPGHSYHLFPKARLENMSHFPVPEILRTPLESLVVQAKIHSPHLTAVDFLSQVLDSPEEQAVTDAVRNLQEIGVLDTSEALTPLGERVACMSCDPRLGKVLVLAAVFRCVLPLLSVAACLTRDPFHNSMQNRALVSKSKKALSGSSHSDYLALSRAVAGWKRVLREGGREDKQDYLNQHTLSGASLRFIHGLTSQFSENLYEAQMVSASPDCQRPFSLYNQHSQQEELIKAVLLAGLYPNLIQLKRGLVTKGGRFRPNNLGYRTQSGPVHLHRSSVNRGREDLPSRWLTFFTAVKSSGQVFMRDSSSVHPLALLLFTDCDITERVLGDRVEVSFPGHSLFRCELSAPTWELLWELRTSIQTMVHRSLRARGDAHTQGQDGELLALLVELLHNTDSDSQQGDSEVD; encoded by the exons atggcGCTACCCGGCACAGTACTCGTGCAATTTAGAGCGTTATGCAACCTTGGTTTTTATTCCAAAAGCAAAATTGGATTAAATGTTAGCAGTAGTGTTAGGTGGTACAAGACAAAAGCTCGTACCTTTCAGGACTCAGAAACGCCAGCAGAGCCAACTAAACGGG GTAACCCCAAACTCTTGAAGGAGTTTCCTGAGCCGAAGGGTTTGCTGAACAATGCTATTTCCCGTTCACTTGGAGTGTCAGACCTCTCTAATCTCATACAGTATCACTGCACAGAAAATGGAGATGTCAAG AAAGCCACTGTCACGGTCTTATGGCCCACCAAAATTGAGGTGGAGGGCTTTGCATCCAGGAGACTTGATGCTGAACGCTTTGCTGCTGCAGCTGCCTGCCAGAAGCTGAAG gagTTGGGGGTGCTTGGTCCAGATAACCAGCTGCCCAGAAAGGGAGCCGGACGGGGCCGAGGAGCTCGGCCGTCTGCCCTGTTTGATGCAGAGGAGGACCCTGTCACAGATCAGGTCCACATGTCTGGAGTCTCCCAGAGtcaacccacacaccctcaactACTAACAAG GTCAACTGAAGAGGACACCAGTTTGTATAAGGCTCTCTCAATGTTTCCCCAACCGAAAGCTCTCCTGGCCAGGGTTATCCAGGTGGCCACGTCCTCCAACTCTTTTAGG GAGCTGGTGCAGTACAAGACAACCGGAGGGAAGACGAAGCGATGCGAGCTGACTGTCCGGTGGCCGGAGAACCTCACCTTTGTGGCCTCGGCTGGCCGCAGAGTGGAGGCGGAGAAGCGGGCGTCCGCGCTGGCCTGTCTCAAGCTGAAG GAGATGGAGCTTCTGGACCAGGAAAACAACCCTCTGACTCACGCCAGATACCACAAGGAGCAGGTGCGTGAGGCGGGGGAGAAAGACCGGCGGCCCTGCCCCCTGGAGATACCCGAGTACCTGCAGGACAGGATGAGAGAATACCTGGCCGAG TACCCGGCGGCGTTGGAGGTGAAGAGgctgtgggaggaggaggaggagagggcccaGCGGAGGTTGAACCAGCAGgaccgagaggaggaggacgacctGGTGACCGACGCCATCACAGGCCGGCCGCACCGGCCTCTCTCCGTGTCCGAGGCGGAGGAGCTCTCCGCCGACCTccgggaggagtgggagagggccAACcccaggctgggggtggagctcCCGGTCGACGGCCACCGGGAGAGGCTGGTGTCGGAGGTGGAGGCCTCCAGGGTGGTGGTGATCGCCGGGGAGACGGGCTGCGGCAAGACCACGCGCGTCCCACGCTTCCTGCTGGAGGGGCGCGTGcgagggggccagggggccgaCTGCAACATCCTGGTGACCCAGCCCCGCCGGATCAGCGCCGTGTCCGTGGCCCAGCGGGTGGCCCACGAGATGGGCCCCGCCCTCAAACACTCTGTGGGCTACCAG gtgcgCCTGGAGAGCCGTCCCCCGGAGCACAGCGGGGGGGCCCTGCTGTTCCTGACGGTGGGGGTGCTGCTCAGGAAGCTGCAGGGCAACGCGTCCCTGCGGGGGGTCAGCCACGTGGTGGTGGACGAGGTCCACGAGCGGGACGTCAACACGGACCTGCTGCTGGCCCTGCTGCGCTCCGCCCTCAGGGACAACCCCCGCCTGCGGCTGGTGCTGATGAGCGCCACCGGGGACAACGTCAGGCTGGCCCAGTACTTTGGAGGCTGCCCGGTGGTCAAGGTTCCCGGGTTCATGCACCCGGTTCAGGACCGCTacctggaggaggtgctggaggagctggggcgGCCCCCCCCGCGCCCGGTCAGGGCAAACCCTGAAGgacgg GAGCCGAAAGACGACGCCACGCCCAACCTGGACCTGGTGGCTCACGTGATCGAGCACATCCACAGTCACGGGGAGCCAG gGGCCGTGCTGTGTTTCCTGCCCGGCTGGCAGGACATCAAGGCCGTCCAGGAGCGTCTGGAGGAGAGGCCGGCCTTCCGCTCGGACTCCCACACCATCCTACCAC tACACTCCAGTATGTCCGTGGCCGACCAGCAGGCGGTGTTCCAGCGCCCCCCGGAGGGCCGGAGGAAGATAGTCCTGGCCACCAACATCGCCGAGACCTCCATCACTATCGATGACATCGTCCATGTGGTGGACTCAGGCTCCCACAAGGAGCAGAACTACGACCCCCGGACCAAG GTATCTTGTCTGGACACAGTGTGGGTCTCTCGCTCCAACATCACCCAGCGCAGAGGGAGGGCGGGCCGCTGTCAGCCCGGACACTCCTACCACCTGTTCCCAAAGGCCCGGCTGGAGAACATGAGCCACTTCCCTGTGCCAGAGATCCTACGCACCCCTCTGGAGAGCCTGGTGGTACAGGCCAAGATCCACAGCCCTCATCTCACG GCGGTAGATTTCTTGTCCCAGGTGTTGGACAGCCCAGAAGAACAAGCGGTGACTGATGCAGTCCGCAACCTGCAGGAAATCG GGGTGCTGGACACCAGCGAGGCCCTGACGCCCCTGGGGGAGCGCGTGGCCTGCATGTCATGTGACCCGCGGCTGGGGAAGGTGCTGGTGCTGGCGGCAGTGTTCCGCTGCGTGCTGCCCCTGCTGTCCGTGGCAGCCTGCCTGACCAGAGACCCCTTCCACAACAGCATGCAGAACCGAGCCCTCGTCTCCAAG TCGAAGAAGGCTCTGAGTGGCTCCAGCCACAGTGACTACCTGGCCCTGAGCCGAGCCGTGGCCGGCTGGAAGAGGGTGCTCCGTGAAGGAGGCCGCGAGGACAAGCAGGACTACCTGAACCAGCACACGCTGTCTGGAGCCAGCCTGCGCTTCATCCACG GGCTGACGTCCCAGTTCAGTGAGAACCTGTACGAGGCCCAGATGGTGTCGGCCTCCCCCGACTGCCAGAGGCCCTTCTCCCTCTACAACCAGCACAGCCAGCAGGAGGAACTCATCAAGGCTGTGCTGCTGGCTGGCCTCTACCCCAACCTCATACag CTGAAGAGGGGCCTGGTGACCAAAGGAGGGCGCTTCAGGCCCAACAACCTGGGCTACCGCACACAGAGCGGCCCTGTGCATCTCCACCGCTCCTCAgtcaacag ggggagggaggacctCCCGAGCCGCTGGCTCACCTTCTTCACCGCCGTCAAGTCCAGCGGCCAGGTGTTCATGCGCGACTCCTCCTCCGTGCACCCGCTGGCCCTGCTGCTGTTCACCGACTGTGACATCACCGAGAGAG tgCTGGGGGACCGGGTGGAGGTGTCCTTCCCGGGCCACTCCCTGTTTCGCTGCGAGCTGTCCGCCCCCACCTGGGAGCTGCTGTGGGAGCTCCGCACCTCCATCCAGACCATGGTGCACCGCAGCCTGAGGGCCCGGGGAGACGCACACACCCAGGGCCAGGACGGGGAGCTGCTGGCCCTGCTGGTGGAGCTGCTCCACAACACAGACTCCGACTCGCAGCAGGGCGACAGCGAGGTGGACTAG
- the wrnip1 gene encoding ATPase WRNIP1 yields MASETVSDWVQCPVCSSDFAPSEINAHLDRCLLSTDDGPTLTTEDETGPPNKKSRISCEIVPGSPDVNKANTSTSSRSKGSSVFSMFQTNKIMVSSQSERNAFPSNKPSAEAVSNGIKRNSPNDREKYMGRLKSDSPSPAMNGPLKMPSTILALQNTDKPLAEKMRPNTLEEYFGQNKVVGEHTLLRSLLDSQEIPSLILWGPPGCGKTTLAHIIASSSKKKGTARFVKLSATSTSTSEVREVIKQAQNELRLCKRKTILFIDEIHRFNKSQQDTFLPHVECGTVTLIGATTENPSFQVNAALLSRCRVLVLEKLSVEAMGWILRRAVASLGIGVLGRDDSQVAGQDERQDSAQLGSQPEVYIEQTALDTIAHLCDGDARSGLNGLQLAVQARVGTGGGLRAVVVREEHVKEGLQRSHILYDRAGEEHYNCISALHKSMRGSHESASLYWLGRMLEGGEDPLYVARRLVRFASEDVGLADPSALPQAVAAFQACHFIGMPECEVILAQCAVYLARAPKSVEIYKAYNNVKACLRNHKGPLPSVPLHLRNASTRLMKELGYAKDYKYNPAFSAPVEQDYLPQELQGTDFFTWTPADL; encoded by the exons ATTTCTTGCGAAATTGTCCCAGGCAGTCCTGATGTCAACAAAGCGAACACTTCCACTTCCTCCAGGAGTAAAGGTTCTTCGGTATTTTCTATGTTTCAAACTAACAAGATTATGGTTTCATCTCAGAGTGAACGGAACGCATTTCCTTCTAACAAACCGAGCGCCGAGGCTGTCAGCAATGGAATAAAACGCAATTCGCCGAACGACAGGGAGAAATATATGGGAAGGTTGAAGAGCGATTCACCTTCACCTGCCATGAATGGACCGTTGAAGATGCCAAGTACCATACTCGCCCTGCAGAACACCGACAAACCCTTGGCCGAGAAGATGCGACCAAACACACTGGAGGAATACTTTGGACAAAATAAAGTTGTGGGTGAACACACACTGCTTCGGTCACTTCTAGATTCACAGGAGATCCCTTCTCTTATCCTTTGGGGACCACCTGGTTGTGGAAAG ACCACTCTTGCTCACATCATTGCCAGCTCCAGTAAAAAGAAGGGCACAGCCCGCTTTGTAAAACTGTCCGCCACCAGCACATCCACCAGTGAGGTGCGCGAGGTCATAAAGCAAGCCCAGAACGAGCTCCGTCTCTGCAAGAGGAAAACCATCTTGTTTATTGATGAGATCCATCGTTTCAACAAATCCCAACAG gacacCTTTCTCCCTCACGTGGAGTGCGGGACGGTGACTCTGATCGGGGCGACCACGGAGAACCCTTCCTTCCAGGTGAACGCGGCCCTGCTGAGCAGGTGCAGGGTGCTGGTGCTGGAGAAGCTGTCGGTGGAGGCGATGGGCTGGATCCTGCGGCGGGCCGTGGCCTCGCTGGGGATCGGCGTGTTGGGGCGGGACGACAGCCAGGTGGCGGGTCAGGACGAGCGTCAGGACTCGGCGCAGCTCGGATCCCA GCCTGAGGTGTACATAGAGCAGACCGCTCTGGACACCATCGCCCACCTGTGTGACGGAGACGCGCGCTCCGGACTCAACGGGCTGCAGCTGGCCGTCCAGGCGCGGGTCGGCACGGGCGGAGGCCTTCGGGCTGTGGTGGTGCGAGAGGAGCACGTGAAGGAGGGCCTGCAGAGGTCCCACATCCTCTACGACAGAGCAG GTGAGGAGCATTATAACTGCATCTCCGCGCTTCATAAGTCCATGAGGGGCTCCCACGAGAGTGCCTCGCTGTACTGGCTGGGCCGCATGCTGGAGGGCGGCGAGGACCCTCTGTACGTGGCACGCAGGCTGGTGCGCTTTGCCAGCGAGGACGTGG GTCTGGCTGATCCTTCTGCCCTGCCGCAGGCTGTCGCTGCCTTCCAGGCCTGCCACTTCATAGGGATGccagagtgtgag GTTATTCTGGCTCAGTGTGCTGTGTATCTGGCCAGGGCGCCCAAGTCCGTGGAGATCTACAAGGCCTATAACAATGTAAAGGCGTGTCTGAGGAACCACAAAGGCCCCCTGCCCTCCGTGCCCCTGCACCTCCGCAACGCCTCCACCCGGCTGATGAAGGAGCTGGGCTACGCTAAGGACTACAAGTACAACCCTGCTTTCAGCGCTCCGGTGGAGCAGGACTACCTGCCCCAGGAGCTCCAGGGGACCGACTTCTTCACCTGGACAccagctgacctctga
- the LOC134037157 gene encoding alanine aminotransferase 1-like produces the protein MTLLREINQNVRRIRPSQLERLVRRAEQLREELRHGAKKPYKNLTNVFWGDLQGGGVRPLSFVRQVLAACYYPQLVHSDKLPIDVRERAQTLLGACEGGSVGSYTATSGIRHVQESVARFICQRDGGVPSNPDNIYITTGSQRSIMKVLKLLVHREGLPPTGVLTPVPGYRSVTMVLEAFGAAIVPYYLSEGRGWQLQTQELHRALRASQGSCKPTVLYVINPGNPTGHVQSRKSIEEVIRFAAEKKLFLMADEVYQDMMFGKGNTFVSYKRVLAEMGPPFSHTVELASFHSASKGFMGEAGLRGGYVELVNLDPSIIDYVHTLFSTDAGAPVSGQLALELMAQPPRPGEPSYPVYAQETQAIRAMLVQNMGRALEVLNSLPGVSCQAVEGGAFVFPRLHLPPRAVQQAQEAGLEPDLLYCSMLLEEEGLCVAPGCEHGQLEGTHHLRLSMATSVERAEEALRRLTAFHLRFTEDFS, from the exons ATGACCCTCTTGAGAGAGATCAATCAGAATGTGAGGAGAATCAGGCCGTCGCAGCTGGAGAGGCTCGTCCGGCGAGCGGAGCAGCTCAGAGAGGAGCTCAGACAC GGTGCGAAGAAGCCTTATAAAAACCTGACGAATGTCTTCTGGGGTGATcttcagggaggaggagtgaggcctTTGTCGTTTGTTCGACAG GTTCTTGCAGCCTGCTATTACCCACAGCTTGTCCACAGTGACAAACTTCCAATCGATGTCAGAGAGAGGGCTCAAACACTGCTGGGTgcttgtgagggagggagtgtgg GTTCCTACACAGCCACAAGTGGCATACGTCATGTTCAGGAAAGTGTAGCAAGATTCATatgtcagagagatggaggtgtacCATCCAACCCTGACAACATCTACATCACCACTGGCTCCCAGAGATCAATCATG AAAGTTCTCAAGCTGCTGGTCCATCGTGAAGGCTTGCCCCCGACCGGTGTGTTGACTCCAGTACCTGGCTACCGAAGCGTCACCATGGTCCTGGAGGCGTTCGGAGCTGCCATTGTGCCCTACTACCTCAGCGAGGGCCGAGGCTGGCAGCTGCAGACACAGGAGCTGCATAGAGCGCTGCGGGCCTCTCAGGGCAGCTGCAAGCCCACTGTGCTCTACGTCATCAACCCAGGAAACCCCACAG GTCATGTCCAGAGCAGGAAGTCTATTGAAGAAGTCATCCGGTTCGCTGCAGAGAAGAAACTCTTCCTAATGGCTGATGAG GTGTATCAAGACATGATGTTTGGGAAAGGTAATACGTTTGTCTCCTATAAGAGAGTCCTGGCAGAGATGggcccccccttctctcacacaGTGGAACTGGCCTCCTTCCACTCAGCATCCAAAGGCTTCATGGGAGA GGCAGGTCTGCGAGGAGGCTATGTGGAGCTGGTAAACCTGGACCCCAGCATCATAGACTATGTCCACACCCTCTTCTCCACCGATGCTGGGGCGCCTGTGTCTGGCCAGTTGGCCCTGGAACTGATGGCTCAACCTCCCAGGCCGGGGGAGCCCTCGTACCCCGTCTACGCTCAG GAGACCCAGGCCATCCGGGCCATGCTGGTCCAGAACATGGGCCGGGCCCTGGAGGTCCTCAACAGCCTCCCGGGGGTCAGCTGTCAGGCAGTGGAGGGAGGAGCCTTCGTCTTCCCCAGACTGCACCTCCCACCCAGAGCAGTCCAACAGGCCCAG GAGGCTGGCCTGGAGCCTGACCTGCTGTACTGCTCcatgctgctggaggaggaggggctgtgtgtggcaCCGGGGTGTGAGCATGGGCAGTTGGAAGGGACACATCATCTGAG GCTCTCCATGGCAACATCGGtggagagggcggaggaggccCTGAGACGTCTGACAGCGTTCCACCTGCGCTTCACGGAGGACTTTTCCTAA